One Rubripirellula amarantea DNA segment encodes these proteins:
- a CDS encoding polyprenyl synthetase family protein yields MPISSASTDAYRGVDDLRPAVEAGLIAACNFGDGCPTRLADAMRYAVLAPGKRLRPLLVLMAAEACGGMLGNLTDSAIAEVMPGAVAVEMIHAYSLIHDDLPAMDDDDLRRGRPTVHIEFDEAIAILAGDALQAEAFAQIANHVRDPQRAIEATRILAKAAGAAHLVGGQADDLMAETDPMGVKGRTVLGSSPEGGESSAALLASLQSIHRRKTGALFSASLDLGAVLSGASEEARASLGRYAEHLGLAFQVTDDNLDYTADTDTLGKRAGKDADRGKLTYPGLLGIEASREKARELIEASKREALFFADSAERLLWLADYVLERTN; encoded by the coding sequence GTGCCTATCTCTTCCGCTTCTACTGACGCCTATCGTGGCGTCGACGATCTAAGGCCTGCTGTTGAGGCCGGCTTGATCGCTGCGTGCAACTTTGGCGATGGGTGTCCGACCAGACTCGCTGATGCGATGCGTTACGCTGTTCTGGCGCCCGGCAAACGATTGAGACCGTTGTTGGTCTTGATGGCAGCGGAAGCGTGCGGCGGAATGCTGGGCAATCTGACGGATTCAGCGATCGCCGAGGTCATGCCAGGCGCCGTCGCGGTGGAAATGATCCACGCGTACTCGTTGATTCACGACGATTTGCCGGCAATGGACGACGATGACCTGCGTCGAGGTCGGCCTACCGTGCACATCGAATTTGACGAAGCGATCGCGATTCTTGCCGGTGATGCGTTGCAGGCCGAGGCGTTCGCGCAAATTGCCAATCACGTTCGCGATCCCCAGCGAGCGATCGAAGCGACACGAATTCTCGCTAAAGCGGCGGGCGCGGCCCACCTTGTTGGCGGTCAAGCTGATGATTTGATGGCCGAAACCGACCCAATGGGTGTCAAAGGCCGTACAGTACTGGGATCATCACCCGAAGGTGGGGAATCCAGTGCTGCATTGCTGGCCTCCTTGCAGTCGATTCACCGCCGCAAAACCGGGGCGTTGTTTTCGGCCTCATTGGATTTGGGAGCCGTATTATCCGGTGCCAGCGAGGAAGCTCGGGCTTCGCTGGGCCGATATGCCGAACATTTGGGACTTGCTTTTCAGGTCACTGACGACAACTTGGATTACACGGCCGACACTGACACGTTGGGCAAACGAGCAGGCAAAGACGCCGATCGAGGAAAATTGACATACCCAGGATTACTAGGCATTGAGGCCTCTCGAGAGAAAGCACGCGAATTGATCGAAGCATCAAAACGCGAAGCTTTGTTTTTCGCGGACTCCGCCGAGCGGTTACTGTGGTTGGCGGACTACGTATTGGAGCGAACAAATTGA
- the dxs gene encoding 1-deoxy-D-xylulose-5-phosphate synthase yields the protein MLAGLTDAMPLRDMTPDQLQMVASEIRDVLCNLLATRTAHFASNLGVVELCLALHCEFDFRSDRLIWDTGHQIYPHKLVTGRYHDFASIRTQGGLMGYPNPHESEYDLFMTGHAGCSVSTAVGLRSGDKLRGEPNRKSVAVIGDGAFPSGIVFEALNNAGELGDDLTIVLNDNKMSICHRVGSVAQYLDRLRGTPLYSGLKSEVVKLLDRVPMFGDPAERLLAQMKEGVKAGLLGGMLFEELGIRYVGPIDGHDTTLLRKYLAMARETSGPVLLHVVTEKGHGYKPAAEDPVYFHTPPAFQEKSGEVITLKSDGNPAYTFHAREAIRKQMAADERVTVITAAMCQGNKLEPVREQFPDRFFDVGICESHAVAFAAGQCKTGLRPIVDIYSTFLQRSYDQIFQEVALQDLPVVFLLDRAGLTGPDGPTHHGLFDIGYMRVFPNMICMAPGYAGEVSMMLDAALQFEHASSIRYPKASALELDRAPSPIELGKSEVVREGTDGTIVAFGALLDQALEAAEQLAGELDIEVINARFVKPIDHEMVRRVIEADKFVVTVEEGAKMGGFGSAFIESAVEQRLDTRGVTVLAIPDEFIEHGDRNDLLHASSLSSAAIAEVCRDQSCASVAIQN from the coding sequence TTGTTGGCTGGATTGACCGATGCAATGCCGCTGCGGGATATGACGCCCGACCAATTGCAGATGGTGGCTTCGGAAATTCGCGATGTGCTCTGCAACTTGTTGGCGACGCGAACGGCCCACTTCGCGTCCAATCTTGGTGTCGTGGAGCTCTGTTTGGCCCTGCACTGCGAGTTTGATTTTCGCAGCGACCGATTGATCTGGGACACCGGCCACCAAATTTATCCTCACAAGTTGGTCACGGGGCGTTATCACGATTTCGCTTCTATTCGCACCCAGGGTGGATTGATGGGGTATCCCAATCCGCACGAAAGCGAATACGACCTGTTCATGACCGGCCATGCGGGATGCAGCGTTTCCACTGCGGTGGGTCTTCGCAGCGGCGACAAGTTGCGCGGTGAGCCGAATCGAAAGTCTGTGGCCGTGATTGGTGACGGTGCATTCCCAAGCGGCATCGTGTTTGAAGCACTCAACAATGCTGGCGAACTTGGCGACGATCTGACGATCGTGCTTAACGACAACAAAATGTCGATTTGTCATCGGGTAGGTTCGGTTGCCCAGTATCTAGATCGACTTCGGGGCACACCGTTGTATTCGGGCCTCAAGAGCGAAGTCGTGAAGCTGCTCGATCGAGTTCCCATGTTTGGCGATCCCGCCGAACGATTGCTCGCACAGATGAAGGAAGGCGTCAAAGCTGGATTGCTTGGTGGGATGTTGTTCGAAGAATTGGGGATCCGCTATGTCGGCCCCATCGACGGGCACGATACGACTTTGCTTCGCAAGTACCTTGCGATGGCTCGAGAAACGTCGGGACCGGTCTTATTGCACGTTGTTACCGAAAAGGGACACGGCTACAAGCCTGCGGCCGAAGACCCTGTTTATTTCCACACCCCGCCGGCTTTCCAAGAGAAGTCGGGTGAGGTCATCACCTTAAAGAGCGACGGCAATCCAGCGTACACGTTTCACGCTCGTGAAGCGATTCGCAAACAAATGGCAGCCGACGAAAGAGTCACTGTCATCACTGCGGCGATGTGCCAGGGCAACAAGCTTGAACCCGTTCGGGAACAATTTCCCGATCGCTTCTTTGATGTTGGCATTTGCGAATCACACGCGGTTGCCTTCGCGGCGGGTCAGTGTAAAACCGGGCTTCGACCAATCGTCGATATCTACAGCACCTTCTTGCAACGAAGTTACGATCAAATCTTCCAAGAGGTCGCACTGCAAGATTTACCAGTTGTGTTCCTGCTCGATCGTGCTGGATTAACCGGACCCGATGGGCCAACGCACCATGGACTCTTTGATATCGGATACATGCGTGTGTTTCCGAACATGATCTGCATGGCACCGGGCTATGCCGGCGAGGTTTCAATGATGCTTGATGCAGCGTTGCAATTCGAGCATGCTTCAAGCATTCGTTACCCGAAGGCGTCCGCACTTGAACTTGATCGCGCTCCGTCCCCCATCGAGCTTGGTAAGAGCGAAGTGGTCCGCGAGGGAACCGATGGAACGATCGTGGCCTTTGGTGCATTGCTTGATCAGGCGCTCGAAGCGGCCGAGCAGCTTGCCGGCGAACTCGACATCGAAGTCATTAATGCTCGGTTTGTTAAGCCAATCGACCACGAGATGGTTCGCCGCGTGATCGAAGCAGATAAGTTTGTGGTCACGGTCGAAGAAGGTGCAAAGATGGGTGGGTTTGGTTCCGCCTTTATCGAATCGGCCGTGGAGCAACGTTTGGATACGCGTGGCGTGACTGTGCTTGCCATACCCGATGAGTTCATTGAGCACGGTGATCGAAACGATCTGTTGCATGCCAGTTCACTTAGCTCGGCGGCGATCGCTGAAGTCTGTCGCGACCAATCTTGCGCCAGTGTTGCGATTCAGAACTAG
- the xseB gene encoding exodeoxyribonuclease VII small subunit: MAKKKAARSASHAGGNGEGDSLDASMTYEVAVAEVEAIVRKLESGELDLTDSLSQYELGVRRLKECHKILAKAEQKVTLLSGFDVDGNPITEPMPETEFRSAAGKPTASKSKSTSKRTPRVADGDDDALDGDSVDGEAGLF; this comes from the coding sequence ATGGCGAAGAAGAAGGCAGCACGCTCCGCATCCCATGCCGGTGGCAACGGCGAGGGCGATTCGTTAGATGCATCGATGACTTATGAAGTCGCGGTTGCGGAAGTTGAAGCGATCGTTCGAAAGCTCGAATCGGGCGAACTTGACTTGACGGACTCCCTATCGCAATACGAGTTGGGCGTTCGGCGTCTGAAGGAATGCCACAAGATTTTGGCGAAAGCGGAGCAGAAAGTTACTTTGTTGTCGGGTTTTGACGTTGATGGCAACCCTATCACCGAGCCGATGCCGGAAACTGAATTTCGATCCGCCGCTGGCAAGCCGACTGCGTCGAAGTCGAAATCAACGTCCAAACGCACCCCACGTGTCGCTGATGGTGACGATGATGCCCTTGATGGAGATAGCGTGGACGGCGAGGCTGGGCTTTTTTAA